A window of the Aquimarina spinulae genome harbors these coding sequences:
- a CDS encoding nucleotide pyrophosphohydrolase produces the protein MNIKNAQEAVDNWIKNHGVRYFNELTNMAQLTEEVGEVARIIARRYGEQSEKESDKNKDLGEELADVLFVVLCLANQTGINLQEAFDKKLDIKTKRDHDRHHNNEKLK, from the coding sequence ATGAATATTAAAAATGCACAGGAGGCCGTAGATAACTGGATCAAAAATCATGGAGTGCGGTATTTTAATGAATTAACCAATATGGCGCAGCTCACCGAAGAAGTAGGAGAAGTTGCCAGAATTATAGCGCGACGTTATGGTGAACAAAGTGAAAAAGAGAGTGATAAAAATAAAGATCTAGGAGAAGAATTAGCCGATGTTTTGTTTGTGGTATTATGTCTGGCTAATCAAACAGGAATTAATCTTCAGGAAGCTTTTGATAAAAAGCTGGATATTAAAACAAAAAGAGATCACGATCGTCATCATAACAACGAAAAATTAAAATAA
- the queA gene encoding tRNA preQ1(34) S-adenosylmethionine ribosyltransferase-isomerase QueA, whose protein sequence is MKLSHFNFNLPQDLLAEYPAENRDESRLMVLNRKDQTIEHKQFKDLIDYFEPNDVMVVNNTKVFPARLYGNKEKTGARIEVFLLRELNSETRLWDVLVDPARKIRIGNKLYFGDDESLVAEVIDNTTSRGRTLRFLYDGSYDEFRQKLNDLGETPLPKYIKRDAEPEDEERYQTIYAKNEGAVAAPTAGLHFSKHLMKRLEIKGVDFAEITLHVGLGTFNPVEVEDLSKHKMDSEEAYVTANAAHTINNGITNKRRICAVGTTVMRALESSVSSERTLNEFRGWTNKFIFPPYDFSIANCMITNFHTPKSTLLMMVSAFAGHDFIKEAYEEAVKEKYKFYSYGDAMLII, encoded by the coding sequence ATGAAGCTATCACATTTCAATTTTAATCTTCCACAAGATTTATTGGCTGAGTATCCAGCTGAAAACAGAGATGAATCTCGCCTAATGGTTCTTAATAGAAAGGATCAAACCATAGAGCATAAACAGTTTAAAGATCTTATAGATTATTTTGAACCAAATGATGTGATGGTTGTTAATAATACTAAAGTTTTTCCTGCTAGATTGTACGGTAATAAAGAAAAGACAGGAGCTAGAATTGAAGTATTCTTATTACGTGAATTAAATTCTGAAACAAGACTTTGGGATGTACTTGTTGATCCAGCTAGAAAAATACGTATTGGTAATAAACTGTATTTTGGAGATGATGAGAGTTTAGTGGCAGAAGTAATAGATAATACAACATCTAGAGGACGTACATTACGTTTTTTGTATGATGGTTCCTATGATGAATTTAGACAAAAACTTAATGATCTGGGAGAAACACCTTTACCTAAGTATATTAAGAGAGATGCAGAACCAGAAGATGAAGAAAGATATCAAACTATATATGCTAAAAATGAAGGCGCTGTTGCTGCTCCAACTGCAGGACTCCATTTTTCTAAGCATTTAATGAAAAGACTAGAGATCAAAGGAGTTGATTTTGCAGAAATCACATTGCATGTAGGCTTAGGAACATTTAACCCCGTTGAGGTTGAAGATTTATCTAAACATAAGATGGATAGTGAAGAAGCTTATGTTACTGCTAATGCTGCTCATACCATTAATAACGGGATAACAAATAAAAGAAGGATTTGTGCTGTCGGAACCACAGTAATGAGAGCTCTTGAAAGTTCGGTATCATCAGAGAGAACTTTAAACGAGTTTAGAGGATGGACTAATAAATTTATTTTTCCTCCTTATGATTTTAGTATTGCAAATTGTATGATTACGAATTTTCATACGCCTAAATCTACTTTATTAATGATGGTATCTGCATTTGCAGGACATGATTTTATTAAAGAAGCATATGAAGAAGCGGTAAAAGAAAAATATAAATTTTATTCTTATGGTGATGCTATGCTAATTATCTAA
- a CDS encoding DUF3857 domain-containing protein produces the protein MKNINTVLLGFVFIISASSFAQEYKFGKVSKEELLETVYDNDSSANAAVLYEKKHVHISYNQSHGFQLITEVYKRIKLYKKDGFDYATDEVFLYHKNGENEKIVNLKGVTYSLVNNKIVETKLKKDGIFKNEHSKYYNQVKFTMPALQEGSVIEYKYKIISPFVYNIDRVYLQYEIPIKKLDVVVESPEYFIFKKFTSGYLPIDVKESNYSGKIILTSKTRTGGGSLTSGPIRSNFSTNGVDFKVIKNTISSTNISAFKIEPFSGNVKNYISSISYELSSVNWPNTPVKYYSTTWEDVTKTIYKSGNFGEELKKKSYYEEDLKAIVSRSENQTTKMMKVFDYVKKRMRWNDTYAVGTSVGVKKAYKEKTGNSAEINLMLTSMLSHVGLDANPVLVSASNRVIALFPTVNGFNYVVSRVKLADGSHVYLDATDRYALPNVLPDRVIRGFGRVISKNGTSQRVDFRPKKPSLKRYSAQCQIDKDGVVKGKFNVRHMDYFAHDFRIENEAKDDESKVKRFKKRFDLDEIEEYTVKGVNEAGKGVSESFNFISYDQVESIENEMYFSPLLFLRDKENVFKSSNREYPIDFGYGFTNAYMLSIKIPEGYEVVELPKSGAFKMPENIGAFSFRSNITNGMIQIVVNETVNVAFLSSNYYLALKEFYNQIIEKENEQVVLKKI, from the coding sequence ATGAAAAATATAAATACAGTACTACTTGGTTTCGTTTTTATAATTTCTGCCAGCAGTTTTGCACAGGAATATAAATTTGGAAAAGTATCAAAAGAAGAACTCTTAGAAACAGTATATGATAATGACAGTTCAGCAAATGCTGCCGTTCTTTATGAAAAGAAACATGTACACATAAGCTATAATCAATCTCATGGATTTCAGTTGATTACCGAGGTGTATAAAAGAATAAAGTTGTATAAAAAAGATGGGTTTGATTATGCAACAGATGAGGTGTTTTTGTATCATAAAAATGGCGAAAATGAAAAAATAGTAAATTTAAAAGGGGTTACATACAGTTTGGTAAATAATAAAATTGTAGAAACCAAACTTAAAAAGGATGGAATTTTTAAAAATGAGCATTCTAAATATTACAATCAAGTAAAATTTACAATGCCTGCTTTACAAGAAGGTTCGGTAATTGAGTATAAATATAAGATCATTTCGCCATTCGTATACAATATAGATAGAGTCTACCTGCAATATGAAATACCAATTAAAAAACTAGACGTAGTAGTCGAGTCTCCAGAATATTTTATATTCAAAAAGTTTACATCCGGGTATCTTCCAATTGATGTTAAAGAGTCAAACTATAGCGGTAAGATCATATTAACATCTAAAACCAGAACAGGCGGAGGAAGTTTAACAAGTGGCCCAATAAGATCAAATTTTTCAACCAATGGTGTTGATTTTAAAGTTATTAAAAACACAATTAGTTCTACCAATATTTCTGCTTTTAAAATAGAGCCGTTTTCCGGAAATGTAAAAAATTATATTTCGAGTATAAGCTATGAATTATCTAGTGTTAATTGGCCAAATACACCTGTTAAATACTATTCTACAACCTGGGAGGATGTTACAAAAACAATTTATAAAAGTGGTAATTTTGGTGAAGAATTAAAAAAGAAAAGCTACTATGAAGAAGATTTAAAAGCTATAGTATCGCGTTCAGAAAATCAGACAACCAAGATGATGAAAGTATTCGATTATGTAAAAAAAAGAATGCGATGGAATGATACATATGCCGTAGGTACAAGTGTGGGAGTCAAAAAAGCATATAAAGAAAAGACAGGTAATTCTGCAGAAATTAACCTAATGCTTACTTCTATGTTATCACATGTTGGCCTGGATGCTAATCCTGTATTAGTAAGTGCAAGTAACAGAGTTATTGCCCTGTTTCCTACTGTAAATGGGTTTAATTATGTGGTATCCAGAGTAAAATTAGCCGATGGTAGTCATGTTTACCTGGATGCTACAGATAGGTATGCTTTACCAAATGTTTTACCAGATCGAGTAATTCGTGGATTTGGGAGAGTAATTTCTAAAAATGGGACTTCGCAAAGAGTAGATTTTAGACCAAAAAAACCTTCTTTAAAAAGATATAGTGCACAATGTCAAATTGATAAAGATGGAGTTGTAAAAGGTAAGTTTAACGTTCGCCATATGGATTATTTTGCACATGATTTTAGAATAGAAAATGAAGCAAAAGATGATGAAAGTAAAGTAAAGCGTTTTAAAAAAAGGTTTGACTTAGATGAAATTGAAGAATATACTGTTAAAGGTGTAAATGAAGCTGGGAAAGGAGTTAGTGAAAGCTTTAATTTTATATCTTACGACCAGGTAGAATCTATAGAAAATGAGATGTATTTTTCTCCGTTGTTATTTTTAAGAGATAAAGAAAATGTATTCAAGTCTAGCAATAGAGAATACCCAATAGATTTTGGTTATGGGTTTACCAATGCCTATATGTTAAGTATAAAAATTCCCGAGGGATATGAAGTAGTCGAACTTCCAAAATCCGGCGCTTTTAAAATGCCAGAAAATATAGGGGCTTTTTCATTTAGGTCAAATATAACCAATGGGATGATACAAATTGTTGTTAATGAAACTGTTAATGTTGCTTTCCTTTCTTCTAACTATTATTTGGCACTAAAGGAGTTTTATAATCAAATTATTGAAAAAGAAAATGAACAGGTTGTTCTTAAAAAAATATAA
- the dtd gene encoding D-aminoacyl-tRNA deacylase translates to MRAVIQRVSEASVCVEGKIVSNINQGLLILIGIEEKDSQEDIDWLSGKISRLRIFGDEAGVMNKSVLDVNGDAIVVSQFTLHASIKKGNRPSYIKAAKPEIAIPLYESFVQRLELDLGKKIGTGVFGADMKISLLNDGPVTITVDTKNKE, encoded by the coding sequence ATGAGGGCCGTAATTCAAAGAGTTTCTGAGGCATCTGTATGTGTCGAAGGCAAAATTGTTTCAAACATAAATCAAGGATTACTTATTCTAATAGGAATAGAAGAAAAGGATTCGCAAGAGGATATAGATTGGTTATCAGGAAAAATATCTCGCCTTAGGATATTTGGAGATGAAGCTGGTGTAATGAATAAAAGTGTATTAGATGTAAATGGAGATGCAATAGTGGTAAGTCAATTTACATTACATGCCAGTATCAAAAAAGGGAATAGACCCAGTTATATTAAAGCAGCCAAGCCAGAAATAGCTATTCCTCTCTATGAGAGTTTTGTACAACGATTAGAGTTGGATTTAGGAAAGAAAATAGGTACAGGTGTATTTGGAGCTGATATGAAAATATCACTACTTAATGATGGACCTGTTACTATAACTGTAGACACAAAAAACAAAGAATAA
- the rlmN gene encoding 23S rRNA (adenine(2503)-C(2))-methyltransferase RlmN, producing the protein MNVKKKDIRTLTKDQLRLFFEENGDKSFRGNQVYEWLWSKGAHSFNDMTNISKATRKILEENFVINHIQVDQMQRSTDGTIKNAVKLHDGLIVESVLIPTPTRTTACVSSQVGCSLDCKFCATARLKRMRNLNPDEIYDQVMAIDKESRLYHNRPLSNIVFMGMGEPLMNYNNVLKAIDKITSPDGLAMSPKRITLSTSGVPKMIKKMADDEVKFKLAVSLHSAIDEIRTSIMPFNETFPLVDLKEALEYWYQKTKSKITYEYVVWKGINDRKEDIEALIRFCSYVPCKVNLIEYNPIDDGAFQQASNKAIENYIHALESHGIVINVRRSRGKDIDAACGQLANKS; encoded by the coding sequence ATGAATGTGAAGAAAAAAGACATAAGAACCTTAACTAAAGATCAGTTACGGCTTTTCTTTGAAGAAAATGGAGATAAATCTTTTAGAGGAAATCAGGTTTATGAATGGCTATGGAGTAAAGGGGCTCATAGTTTTAATGACATGACCAATATTTCTAAAGCCACTCGAAAAATACTGGAGGAAAATTTTGTAATCAATCATATTCAGGTTGATCAAATGCAACGAAGTACAGATGGTACAATTAAAAATGCAGTAAAATTGCATGATGGATTAATAGTAGAATCAGTACTAATTCCTACTCCGACCAGAACTACAGCTTGTGTGTCTTCGCAAGTTGGATGTAGCTTGGATTGCAAGTTCTGTGCAACAGCTCGATTAAAAAGGATGAGAAACCTTAATCCCGATGAGATTTATGATCAGGTAATGGCTATAGATAAAGAAAGTCGACTATACCATAATCGCCCTTTATCAAATATTGTATTTATGGGTATGGGAGAGCCTTTAATGAACTATAATAACGTATTGAAAGCTATTGATAAAATCACTTCTCCCGATGGGTTAGCAATGTCTCCAAAAAGAATCACATTATCTACTTCTGGTGTGCCTAAAATGATTAAAAAAATGGCAGATGATGAGGTGAAATTTAAATTAGCAGTTTCATTACATTCTGCAATAGATGAAATAAGAACATCAATAATGCCTTTTAATGAAACATTTCCACTTGTAGATCTTAAAGAAGCGTTAGAATATTGGTACCAAAAAACAAAAAGTAAGATCACTTATGAGTATGTGGTTTGGAAAGGGATAAATGATAGAAAGGAAGATATAGAAGCTTTGATACGATTCTGTTCTTATGTTCCATGTAAAGTAAATTTAATAGAATATAACCCAATAGATGATGGAGCATTTCAACAAGCATCAAACAAAGCAATTGAAAACTATATTCATGCGCTAGAATCTCATGGTATTGTTATTAATGTTCGTCGCAGTCGCGGAAAAGATATAGACGCAGCTTGTGGTCAGTTAGCTAACAAATCATAG
- the rsgA gene encoding ribosome small subunit-dependent GTPase A, with amino-acid sequence MTGTVYKSTGSWYTVKTNNGKVYECRIKGKFRIKGIKSTNPVAVGDLVDFKLETNNDQETGVIEYIHERHNYIIRKSVNLSKQTHIIASNVDVVFLLITLNNPTTFTTFIDRFLVTAEAYGIKAVLLFNKIDTYDEEELLEIKYLAAIYRKIGYECIGISAKNGKNVDKVKAIMKNKVSMFSGHSGVGKSTLVNTIAPGLSLKTAEISDQHQQGLHTTTFAEMFDLNFDAKIIDTPGIKGFGVVDMDKEELGDYFPEFFELKSDCKFNNCLHINEPKCAVKKALDNEEIAWSRYKSYLQILEGEEEHYRKNNYDDE; translated from the coding sequence ATGACAGGTACCGTTTATAAATCTACAGGAAGTTGGTATACCGTAAAAACTAATAACGGAAAAGTATACGAATGCCGTATAAAAGGAAAGTTTAGGATTAAGGGTATCAAAAGTACCAATCCTGTAGCTGTAGGAGATCTTGTGGATTTTAAATTAGAAACTAATAACGATCAGGAAACAGGAGTTATCGAATATATTCATGAGAGGCATAATTATATTATAAGAAAATCTGTGAATCTGTCTAAACAGACACATATTATAGCCTCAAATGTAGATGTAGTCTTTTTATTAATAACACTAAATAACCCAACAACATTTACAACATTTATAGATCGATTCTTAGTTACTGCAGAAGCATATGGTATTAAAGCAGTTTTGCTTTTTAATAAAATAGATACCTATGATGAAGAGGAACTTTTGGAGATTAAATATCTGGCAGCGATATATAGAAAAATAGGATATGAATGTATAGGAATATCTGCAAAAAATGGTAAAAATGTAGACAAAGTAAAAGCAATAATGAAAAATAAAGTAAGTATGTTTTCTGGTCATAGCGGGGTAGGAAAATCTACTTTAGTTAACACAATTGCACCTGGTTTGTCGTTAAAAACAGCCGAAATAAGTGATCAACATCAACAAGGTTTACATACCACTACTTTTGCAGAAATGTTTGATCTTAATTTTGATGCCAAGATTATCGATACGCCCGGGATAAAAGGTTTTGGAGTTGTTGATATGGATAAAGAAGAATTAGGAGATTATTTTCCCGAATTCTTTGAGTTAAAATCAGATTGTAAGTTTAATAACTGTTTGCATATTAATGAACCAAAATGTGCTGTTAAAAAAGCATTAGATAACGAAGAAATTGCCTGGTCGAGATATAAGAGTTATTTACAAATTCTTGAAGGAGAAGAAGAACACTACAGAAAAAATAATTACGACGACGAATAA
- a CDS encoding chalcone isomerase family protein produces MKRVIYYVAFFSTVFSYAQTKVGNIGFNDVDVFDESELMLNGAGSTEKLYAMALYLDFEVDGVEDGVMVAEKDVTMAITIKIISSITDSEFKNIIRNGLERATDGNSYLLENQIRDFLNLLPNEIDKFDIYKILYVKGGKLTLYKNKELLGTINSKEFKKALFKIWLGENPVDEHLKEDLLASYEPNPILGRWKTYDRKTGVAISIVQLYIIENKVYGTIQRMMRISERDAICYECEGADKNQNVEGLVILKGLRLKGDRYVNGKFTDIKNGRVSECQIWIDEDEPNILKVKYKGGGGVHEWRRIKK; encoded by the coding sequence ATGAAAAGAGTAATTTATTACGTAGCATTTTTTAGTACTGTTTTTTCTTATGCTCAAACCAAGGTTGGTAACATTGGCTTTAACGATGTTGATGTTTTTGATGAATCAGAGTTAATGCTTAATGGTGCTGGATCTACAGAAAAGTTATATGCAATGGCATTATATTTAGACTTTGAGGTAGATGGTGTAGAGGATGGGGTAATGGTAGCAGAAAAAGATGTTACTATGGCTATTACAATTAAAATTATTTCTTCAATTACCGATAGTGAGTTCAAGAATATTATAAGAAATGGTTTAGAAAGAGCTACAGATGGTAATAGCTACTTGTTAGAAAATCAAATTAGAGATTTTCTTAATCTTCTTCCAAATGAGATAGATAAATTTGATATTTATAAAATTTTGTATGTCAAAGGAGGGAAATTAACTCTTTATAAGAACAAAGAATTACTAGGAACAATAAATAGTAAAGAGTTTAAAAAAGCCTTATTTAAAATTTGGTTAGGAGAAAACCCTGTTGATGAACATTTAAAAGAAGACTTACTTGCATCTTATGAACCTAACCCCATATTAGGAAGATGGAAAACATATGATAGAAAAACAGGTGTAGCTATTAGTATTGTTCAGTTATATATTATAGAAAATAAAGTGTATGGAACAATACAAAGAATGATGCGTATATCAGAAAGAGATGCAATCTGTTATGAATGTGAAGGTGCAGACAAAAATCAAAACGTAGAAGGATTAGTAATTCTAAAAGGATTAAGATTAAAAGGAGATAGGTATGTAAATGGAAAATTTACAGATATAAAAAACGGTAGAGTTTCAGAATGCCAAATATGGATTGATGAGGACGAACCAAATATACTTAAGGTGAAGTATAAAGGAGGAGGAGGAGTCCATGAATGGAGAAGAATTAAAAAATAG
- a CDS encoding DUF3857 domain-containing protein: MLQKILLVSVVLTLFYVEQNSAQDDLRLQAILLDSTLTKNANAIVRSEEVTIEIKSINSVVVKTKRIVTVLNKYGDGYADCCEYYDPNRKIKKLEAIVYDSFGKEVKKYKKKDFKDRSVSDNSSLVRDDRIKYFEYTPLNYPYTLAFESEVENSTTAFIKYWKPILAYRLSVEKSIYKILNPSKISIRYRETNLDEYSVETNKSNLGTTYKVFNIPAKLPEVCSLPLNDMIPMIKVALNEFSLKGVKGFAKDWKSMGKWQYENLVSGRDKLSETTIEKVTELVSDATTTKEKAKRIYNYVQNKTRYIGIQLGIGGWMPMLAEDVDRLGYGDCKALTNYTKALLKSQGISSNYCVVWRDSDKINIDSEFTSMEGNHVILNIPDGDKDIWLECTSQTLPFDFNDSTTDDRNVLVVKPEGGTIKRTKKYEPEENILHTTATVNLEVDRSMSATVKRVSQGLEYDWNYNIQFETSKDQKLYYKEFWGYINNLEIGKINLNDNKDDIKFTEDIEISCVSYAKKVGSRLLISPNLFSRDQINLPKYDTRKTPLVISRGYVNTDEYIINLPDGYMAGNLPEKKSIETVFGSYSYELEKIDDKQLKFRRFLKIVDGTFPKEKYEEYRNFRSEIKKIDKSRIALKQQ; this comes from the coding sequence ATGTTACAAAAAATACTGCTGGTTTCAGTTGTGCTTACCTTATTCTATGTTGAGCAAAACTCTGCTCAGGACGATCTAAGACTACAAGCTATACTCTTAGATTCTACACTTACTAAAAATGCTAATGCTATTGTAAGATCCGAGGAAGTTACTATTGAGATAAAATCAATAAATTCTGTTGTTGTAAAAACCAAAAGAATTGTTACCGTACTTAATAAATATGGGGATGGATATGCTGATTGCTGTGAATATTACGATCCGAATAGGAAAATAAAAAAACTAGAAGCTATAGTTTATGATTCTTTTGGTAAGGAGGTTAAAAAATACAAAAAGAAAGACTTTAAAGATAGAAGTGTTAGCGATAATTCTTCATTGGTAAGAGATGATAGAATAAAATATTTTGAATATACACCATTGAACTATCCTTATACACTTGCTTTTGAAAGTGAGGTAGAAAACTCAACAACAGCATTTATAAAATATTGGAAACCTATTTTGGCATATAGACTAAGTGTTGAGAAATCAATATATAAAATTTTAAACCCTTCAAAAATCTCGATTAGATATAGAGAAACAAATTTGGATGAGTATTCAGTCGAAACTAATAAAAGTAATTTGGGAACTACCTATAAAGTTTTCAATATTCCTGCAAAATTACCAGAAGTGTGCAGTCTCCCTCTTAATGATATGATCCCAATGATAAAAGTGGCATTAAACGAATTTTCATTAAAAGGGGTGAAAGGTTTTGCTAAAGATTGGAAGTCTATGGGGAAATGGCAATATGAAAATTTGGTTTCTGGTCGGGATAAATTATCTGAAACTACTATTGAGAAAGTTACTGAGCTAGTTTCGGATGCTACTACAACTAAAGAAAAAGCAAAACGTATTTATAATTATGTTCAGAATAAAACACGTTATATAGGTATACAATTAGGTATAGGAGGTTGGATGCCTATGTTGGCAGAGGATGTAGATCGATTAGGATATGGAGATTGTAAAGCGTTAACCAATTATACAAAAGCTTTATTAAAGAGTCAAGGTATTTCATCAAATTATTGTGTTGTGTGGAGAGATTCTGATAAGATTAATATAGATTCAGAATTTACTTCGATGGAAGGTAACCATGTAATATTGAATATTCCAGATGGAGATAAAGATATCTGGTTAGAGTGCACTAGTCAGACACTTCCATTTGATTTTAATGATTCTACTACTGACGATAGAAATGTATTGGTTGTAAAACCCGAAGGAGGAACCATTAAAAGAACCAAAAAATACGAACCTGAAGAAAATATACTTCATACTACGGCTACAGTTAATCTTGAAGTAGATAGATCCATGTCTGCAACTGTAAAAAGAGTATCGCAGGGGCTTGAATATGACTGGAATTATAACATTCAGTTTGAAACATCAAAAGATCAAAAATTATATTATAAAGAATTTTGGGGATATATCAATAATCTGGAAATCGGTAAGATAAATCTTAATGATAATAAAGACGATATCAAATTTACAGAAGATATAGAAATCTCTTGTGTTTCTTATGCCAAAAAAGTAGGAAGCCGTCTATTAATATCTCCTAATCTTTTTAGTCGAGATCAGATTAATCTACCTAAATATGATACCAGAAAAACCCCTTTGGTAATATCAAGAGGATATGTAAATACAGATGAGTACATCATTAATTTACCTGATGGATATATGGCAGGAAATTTACCCGAAAAAAAATCTATTGAAACCGTGTTTGGTAGTTATAGCTATGAACTCGAAAAGATTGATGATAAGCAACTTAAATTCAGACGATTTTTGAAAATCGTTGACGGCACATTTCCGAAAGAAAAATATGAGGAATACAGAAATTTTAGATCCGAAATTAAGAAAATAGATAAATCAAGAATAGCATTAAAACAACAATAA
- the aroA gene encoding 3-phosphoshikimate 1-carboxyvinyltransferase, giving the protein MNLKLEHIPNIESNTLQITGSKSETNRLLILQALYPNISIENVSNSDDSELMQKALKSDEITVDIHHAGTAMRFLTAYFAVKHGRETVLTGSKRMKERPIKILVEALEQLGCEISYENEHGYPPIRIQGKRPETNSVSLQANVSSQYISALMLIAPSLPNGLEIILEGKVTSVPYINMTLSLLSDAGIKGVFKDNKITINPCDKISPKNIVVESDWSSASYFYSIVALSDNTSVTIGSYKKQSYQGDAKLAEIYKSLGVETTFDQNTITLKKVSGKLKKLEDGLDLSNSPDIAQTIAVTCFGLGIGCYLTGLHTLKIKETDRLEALKNEIEKLGGQVHITENSLRLEPSGSIKKDVTIATYHDHRMAMAFAPLALKTSLYVEDPNVVSKSYPDFWLDLKKLGFKIAEV; this is encoded by the coding sequence ATGAATTTGAAATTAGAACACATACCCAATATAGAAAGCAATACGCTACAAATTACGGGATCGAAAAGTGAAACAAATAGATTACTAATACTCCAGGCATTATACCCTAATATAAGTATCGAAAATGTATCCAATAGTGATGACTCTGAGTTAATGCAAAAAGCATTGAAGAGCGATGAAATTACTGTAGATATTCATCATGCAGGTACGGCAATGCGTTTTCTTACCGCATATTTTGCTGTTAAACACGGTAGAGAGACTGTGCTCACAGGAAGTAAAAGAATGAAAGAAAGGCCAATCAAAATATTGGTCGAAGCATTAGAACAATTAGGATGTGAGATTAGTTATGAAAACGAACATGGCTACCCTCCGATACGTATTCAAGGAAAGAGACCCGAAACAAACTCTGTCTCTTTGCAAGCAAATGTGAGTAGTCAGTATATTTCGGCATTAATGTTAATTGCCCCTTCATTACCCAATGGGTTAGAAATTATATTAGAAGGAAAAGTAACCTCTGTGCCTTATATTAATATGACATTAAGTTTGTTAAGTGATGCTGGTATTAAAGGTGTTTTTAAAGACAATAAAATTACTATTAATCCTTGCGACAAAATTTCTCCAAAAAATATTGTAGTAGAATCAGATTGGAGTTCTGCTTCTTATTTTTATAGTATTGTTGCGCTTTCTGATAATACATCTGTCACTATTGGAAGTTATAAAAAACAGAGCTATCAGGGAGATGCTAAACTTGCAGAAATATACAAAAGCCTGGGAGTAGAAACTACTTTTGATCAAAATACAATTACCTTAAAAAAGGTTTCTGGTAAACTTAAGAAACTTGAAGATGGATTAGATTTATCTAATTCTCCCGATATCGCTCAAACAATAGCCGTAACTTGTTTTGGATTAGGTATTGGATGCTACCTCACTGGCTTGCACACATTAAAAATAAAAGAAACAGATCGTCTAGAAGCTTTAAAAAATGAAATCGAAAAATTAGGAGGGCAAGTTCATATTACTGAGAATTCTCTTCGGTTAGAACCTTCCGGATCCATAAAAAAAGATGTAACTATAGCAACATATCATGATCATCGTATGGCGATGGCATTTGCACCTCTTGCGCTTAAAACATCATTATATGTCGAAGATCCTAATGTTGTTTCTAAATCCTATCCCGATTTTTGGTTAGATTTAAAGAAATTAGGGTTTAAAATTGCAGAAGTGTAA